GAGGTGGGACTCGTTAGTTCATCCTCGTCTAGACTCTGCCACCCACACGCCTGCCAGGTGCCCATAGAGACTAACAGACTCCTCCGTGCCCCGTCTTTGCTTCTTGTTCCAGCTCCAGCTTTTTTCCTGCTGAGCCAGGAGGGCGCCTGTGACTTTTACAGAAAGGTTTTGACTCGTAGGTGGTGCCATGGCAAGTAAGGGACCCAGGTCCCTTTGCTCCCGTCTCTGGGCCCAGGGTCCACCTTTGTAAGATGCAGGGCTTGGAACGAGGTGACCTGCTAGGGCGTTTCCATGTGGCATCATGGCCCAGGTGTCTTGCTCCCCAGAGAACCCTGGAGGGGTCTCTAAGCCCTCTTGGGGCCACCTTCCCTCAGCCTGCTCACTGTAGTCCCATCCCAGGTTCTCATGGATGTGGCCCCAGGCTTCCTCCCCAACCTCCTCAGCTCTCCTGACCACCTACCAGCTATCCTTCTGGGCATGGAGGAAGGAGCTGAGGCTGCGAGGCAGCAGGCCCAGGGTTAGACCCTGCACCCCCTCACTCAGCCGCATGGTGCCTGGCTccttgagattttttctttttcttctgtgagcTCAAAGCACTGATTGGGCCTGCTGGGCCTCATTGCCCAGAATCCACAGTGAGTGAGCAGTGGCCCCACCCCGAGGCATTTCCAGGCTAGTGCCTTGGTCCTGGGTTGCAGCAGTTATATCTCCTGCCTAGCCAGGGCACTGGCCTTCTGACCTGTGTCCATTGTGTCCTGAATGCCCCTGCAATGTGAAGCTCAGAGGAAGCTGGCAGGACCCAGCTAGATGACCTTGGGGCACGGGGGACACTGGCAGAGGGGGGCTGCCCCCCAGGCTGCCCTTCCTGAACCCAGATCGCCAACGgtgcctctcctctctgccactGCAGGACGGGACCCTGGAGCTGATCTTCGCGGCCTATGCCACCACTGCCAGCGCCAGCACCTCGCTCATCATGCAGCTGCTGAAGCACCCGGCCGTGCTAGAGAAGCTGCGGGAGGAGCTGCGGGCCCAGGGCATCCTGCACAGTGGCGGCTGCCTCTGTGAGGGCACGCTGTGCCTCGACACGCTCAGCGGACTGCACTACCTGGACTGCGTCATCAAGGAGGTCATGCGCCTTTTCACACCCATTTCTGGCGGCTACCGCACTGTGCTGCAGACCTTCGAGCTTGACGTGAGGCTGGGCCCCGTGGGGCTGGGGCTCGGGGGTTCCATGGGAGCACTCCTTCAGGAGCAGGGCACTGGCTGATGGGAAAGACCAGCCTCCCTCTTGGGGTACCTCAGTCTGATGGGGAGACAGTCCTTGCTTTTAGGGAGCTTTCAGTCTGATGGGAGAGACCCTGCCCCGAATGCTGGGTCGGGTGAAGCCAATCTGGGTGTCATATGTGAAGTTGCATGTGGACGTCTATAAATAAGAGACTGGACCAACATGCTGAGGCAGGAGGCTGGCCAGACCTGGGGGACCACAGTGGGCTGTCTCCAGGACCATTTGGGGACTGGCAGGCAGGAAGTCCTGGGCCCTTTCAGACCCCTTCTGGCTCTcaccactccaccccacccctgcctccatcTTGCCTCCAGGGTTTCCAGATCCCCAAAGGATGGAGTGTCATGTACAGCATCCGGGATACCCATGACACGGCGCCCGTGTTCAAAGACGTGAACGTGTTTGACCCCGACCGCTTCAGTCAGGCGCGGAGCGAAGACAAGGACGGCCGCTTCCATTACCTCCCCTTTGGTGGCGGCGTCCGGACCTGCCTGGGCAAGCACCTGGCCAAGCTGTTCCTGAAGGTTCTGGCGGTGGAGCTGGCCAGCACGAGCCGCTTTGAGCTGGCCACACGGACCTTCCCTCGCATCACCTTGGTCCCTGTCCTGCACCCCGTGGATGGCCTCAGCGTCAAGTTCTTTGGCCTGGACTCCAACCAGAACAAGATCCTGCCAGAGACCGAGGCCATGCTGAGCGCAACTGTCTGATGGCGCCTGACCCACAcccccacctcagcctggccaggCCATGGGGGTGGGAGGCGATGGAAGGGTAGAAACCTGTGTGTAGAGGGGGCTGGAAcctggggaagagggagcagcCCCCCAGACCTCACCCTCCCCTGTCCCCCCTTCCTGGCAAACCCTACCCAAAGCCAAAAGGGCCCCATCCTTTGGGGGATGGGGGTCTTCCTCCTGGCTCTTGcttctctcccatctctctccagtTTCCACCAGCTTAGCTCCTGGGAAAGGGCGCGGCGGGGGGTCTGCATGCCTGTTACAGTGTTAAATGTCAGTCAGCTCGTGCTGCAGTGTCTGCTTGTGATGTTCCAAACTGGTCCCTCCCCTCCCGTTCCTTTTGGACGCTTCCAGTTTGAGGTCAGGTGGTTGacatgggggaaggaggaaagcaggTGCCACCTTTGGTGCCCTCTTCATTGCCCCTCCCCCTCGTGCCTCTGGAGTGCTCCTTCCCAGAGTGTGGCCTCCGAGGAACAGCATCCTGAGTAATAAAAGAGAGTCACCCttggtgagggcaggggctgccacCAGCCTGAAGGGGCCTGGCCCCTTTACCAGTTTGGACATTTGAAATTACCTATTGCTGctactttttctctcctctgaccTTGGGGCAAAGGAGCCCCAGGCCCTGTCCTCCCAGCATCTTCCCTGGTGGCCCTGGGCTCCCGCACTGACATCCCCTCCTTCCCGCCAGGCAGCCTTGAGCCCACCCTGCTCCCCTGTTACACACACGCCTAAGGCCCTTGGCTCTCGggctgcctcctgctcctccccccgTATTTATTCACTGATGTAACCTAATCTTGGTGTTACTGGGGGCTGGAACAAGCATCTCCTCTGTCCCCTAGCCTCTGCCCACAGATGTCCCGGGCAGGACTTCTGTGAGTGACGCAGcacacctccctcccccaacccccagggtTGATGGCTCCCCCAGGCTCCAGACCTTCTGTGGGTTCAACCTCAGACCCTCACTCCCAGGGGGAAATCTTGCGCCTCGGCCTTTGTCCCCTGGTGGAGATGGCGAAATGGCCCACGGCCTCCCTCCCTGTTCTGTCCAAGACCGGGATCACGTGGGGACTTGAAGGCTGCCGCCATCTCCTCTTAGGCCACTTTCACCCTGGTGCCCCCACTCCGGCTAGTGAGTATGGGGAAGGATACGGGTTCTTTCTTCTGACGGGGAGCAAAGGCCTCCGTCGTCCCTTCCTTGACCCTCACCCTTTGCCCTTTGCCCTTGGAAAGGTGTCCTTGAAGTCCCTTCCCACCTCTATGCCACTGTCTGCTTAGCCCAGCTCAGGGGTGTGGGGACAAGATGAAAGCAAGGGAGGTGAGCATAGAAGGCAGCCCTCCTCGGAGCAGCCTTGGCCCTGGGCTGGGTCTGGAGGTGGCACCGGGTGGGTGGGCTGCAGCGAGAGGCAGGACGAGTGCACGTGCTATTTGTCAGAAGTGATTTGGTTGAAAACGGCGGTCAGGGGATGACGAGGAAAGAGGAGTAgctcctgccacccctcccctgcATTTTGAGTGTTGGCAGTTTGGGATGCCTCCCAGGGATGGTTGGGGGCCTTGGTGAGTCTGTAtgtgattttgtctgttttcagagttttctttgctttctgtgtttctctgttGGCTTTTGATGTTATAAAGGCAGTGAATCCTTTTTACcagaaaatcaaaactacacagAAGAATGCAGGACAGCAATCCCCTTAGTGCCCTCTCCAAGCAGTGACCACTCAGAGCAGCTCAGTGGCCCCTCCAGCAGTGTTCAGCCTCAGCCTCGCTCACCCCCACCTCGGGGCGGCGTTACCGGAGTGGGCTCCTCTGTGACGGACTGTTCTGTAACTCCCCGTTCTCAAGGGTTTCATTTGGTTCCTACCTTTTCACTATCGAAAAAAGTACAGAACAGACATTATTGGccaaaatagacatttaaaaaaaattagtaaaatctcTCAATCCCCCCCCACATtctgaaaaacaggcaaaaatgtgTAAAGACTCATCAAAGCTTGCAAAATAGCTGCATGGTCCACCAGAATTTGTTACCCACAAAAAAGCCCAGTGTCTGGAAAGTTCATTCTCCGTGGAACTGACCCCAGCCTGCCCCGAACCAACTGTTTTTGACTGAATATCCGGGAATGCAGTAAGTGCCGCTCCGACAGGGAGCCCATCGCCCGGCCCTGGTGGGGGTGCTCTGGGAGGCCTCAGACGCCTTCGGTTGGGGTGACCAGCCTGGGAGGAGCAGAGAAAAGCTGAGGGGGATCcctgtgagggaggaaggaaggatcaTTTGCCCCGCTGGGTCTCAAAGGCAACAAGAAGAGAACTGGAGAACGCTCTTGGCTGGCTGAAGGAGGGTTCCAGTGTCGAAGTTTGTCACCTCTCCTCTAGACGTCCATCCGTGTCTATGTTTGTGTGTAGGTTTTATAGAGGTAACATTAGATGGGTGGCGTTTTCTCACTTACCATTCCTAACTATTGTAACTtgacattaaaaagacaaaaccccacaaaactctTCCTGCCATGGGCTTGCAGAATGAAGCACTTTCGATGTTGGGCGCTGGCGTTTGTGTTCTGGGCACCATCCTGACCCTGCCCAGGTCgctataatattattttatacacaaaactttttttttttcataaatgttataattttgtgtctg
This genomic interval from Equus quagga isolate Etosha38 chromosome 5, UCLA_HA_Equagga_1.0, whole genome shotgun sequence contains the following:
- the LOC124239783 gene encoding cytochrome P450 26B1 isoform X2 translates to MKNKTHGSGFQSSRREKYGNVFKTHLLGRPLIRVTGAENVRKILMGEHHLVSTEWPRSTRMLLGPNTVANSIGDIHRNKRKVFSKIFSHEALESYLPKIQLVIQDTLRAWSSHPEAINVYQEAQKLTFRMAIRVLLGFSIPEEDLGHLFEVYQQFVENVFSLPVDLPFSGYRRGIQARQILQKGLEKAIREKLQCTQGKDYLDALDILIESSKEHGKEMTMQELKDGTLELIFAAYATTASASTSLIMQLLKHPAVLEKLREELRAQGILHSGGCLCEGTLCLDTLSGLHYLDCVIKEVMRLFTPISGGYRTVLQTFELDGFQIPKGWSVMYSIRDTHDTAPVFKDVNVFDPDRFSQARSEDKDGRFHYLPFGGGVRTCLGKHLAKLFLKVLAVELASTSRFELATRTFPRITLVPVLHPVDGLSVKFFGLDSNQNKILPETEAMLSATV